Proteins encoded within one genomic window of Fusarium musae strain F31 chromosome 4, whole genome shotgun sequence:
- a CDS encoding hypothetical protein (EggNog:ENOG41~BUSCO:EOG09262DC1) gives MAKRTAEADHGDALKGGERPEKMDIDDNTKEMGEFEDEFEDEFESEDEILEAGVDGRPDAEREAEEKDAMEVDQGTFIVGRSKLEPGQTLAPDLTTYEMLHNLSTPWPCLSFDIIRDGLGDNRKAYPATMYTVSGTQAETGKASDNQIMVMKFSGLSKMDRGDEGSDSEDDDDEDSDPILESKSIPLNSTTNRIRSHQIPSQEAGRPGTTLTATMTESSNVYIHDITPHLASFDNPGTTISAQQNKPISTVRAHKTEGYAVDWSPTVPGGKLLTGDNDGLIYVTTRTDGGGWVTDNRPFQGHTSSVEELQWSPSEQSVFASASSDGTIRIWDVRSKSRKPAITMQVSNVDVNVMSWSRQTTHLLASGDDNGAWGVWDLRQWKASSDKPQPIASFNFNKEQITSIEWHPTDDSIVAVAAGDNTVTLWDLAVELDDEESKDTAGVKDVPPQLLFVHYLKDVKEVHWHPQITGSLVATGEEFSVFRTISV, from the exons ATGGCAAAGAGAACTGCTGAGGCCGATCACGGCGATGCCCTCAAGGGCGGCGAACGCCctgagaagatggacatTGACGACAACACCAAGGAGATGGGAGAGTTTGAAGATGAGTTCGAGGACGAGTTCGAGAGCGAGGATGAGATTCTCgaggctggtgttgatggacGGCCTGATGCTGAGCgcgaggctgaagagaagg ATGCCATGGAAGTCGACCAAGGAACCTTCATCGTTGGACGAAGCAAACTCGAGCCTGGCCAGACCCTCGCCCCCGATCTGACAACCTACGAGATGCTGCACAACCTCAGCACACCCTGGCCATGCCTTTCTTTCGATATCATCCGCGATGGCCTCGGCGACAACCGCAAGGCCTACCCTGCTACCATGTACACTGTCTCAGGAACACAAGCCGAGACTGGAAAGGCCTCTGACAACCAGATCATGGTCATGAAGTTCAGCGGTCTCAGCAAGATGGACCGTGGTGATGAGGGCTCTGATTcggaggacgatgatgacgaggactcTGACCCTATCCTGGAGAGCAAGTCTATCCCTCTCAACTCTACGACCAACCGTATCCGCTCCCACCAGATTCCCAGCCAGGAGGCTGGACGACCTGGAACTACTCTCACTGCTACAATGACTGAGTCAAGCAACGTCTACATCCACGATATTACCCCCCACCTCGCCTCCTTCGACAACCCCGGAACTACTATCTCCGCTCAGCAGAACAAGCCTATCTCTACTGTCCGCGCTCACAAGACCGAAGGTTACGCCGTTGACTGGTCTCCCACAGTTCCCGGTGGTAAGCTTCTCACTGGTGATAACGACGGTCTCATTTACGTGACAACGCGCACCGATGGAGGCGGCTGGGTCACCGACAACCGACCTTTCCAGGGCCACACAAGCAGTGTCGAGGAGCTCCAGTGGTCACCCTCCGAGCAATCTGtctttgcttctgcttcaagCGACGGCACCATTCGCATTTGGGATGTGCGATCCAAGTCCCGCAAGCCCGCAATCACCATGCAGGTCTCAAATGTCGACGTCAACGTCATGTCTTGGTCGCGACAGACAACTCACCTGCTCGCCTCCGGAGACGACAACGGTGCATGGGGCGTCTGGGATCTCCGACAGTGGAAGGCCAGTTCAGACAAGCCCCAGCCCATCGCtagcttcaacttcaacaaggAGCAGATCACAAGCATTGAGTGGCATCCTACCGACGACTCAATCGTCGCTGTGGCTGCTGGTGATAACACCGTCACACTCTGGGATCTTGCTGTCGAGCttgacgacgaggagagCAAGGACACAGCGGGTGTCAAGGACGTGCCGCCCCAGCTGCTGTTCGTGCACTACCTCAAGGATGTGAAGGAGGTGCACTGGCACCCTCAGATCACGGGTAGCTTGGTCGCCACAGGAGAGGAGTTCAGCGTCTTCAGGACCATCAGCGTATAG